One segment of Erigeron canadensis isolate Cc75 chromosome 2, C_canadensis_v1, whole genome shotgun sequence DNA contains the following:
- the LOC122589424 gene encoding cyclin-D4-1-like, translating to MAPSFDYLASSLLCAEDNDGIFDDDCDDLLWDHENNQNQIFVKNLETQDFPLQSDESLNLLIEKECEQFVGFFDYLNKLKNGNLDLVARQEAVDWILKVHDHFNFGPLCAYLAINYLDRFLAVYELPAKAWMMQLLAVSCLSLAAKVEETEVPSILDLQVGGSRFLFEAKTIQKMELLVLTTLKWRMHSVTPFSFIDDFLVKVNGGQPISKSLILTSTQLILCLVKGVEFLEFRPSEIAAAVASYVMVSAQISPLDHFVQEERVLKCIDFLKELNGKCTSSLRNSTLTSMPKSPIGVLEAACFSNKTDESTVESCLSSAKKRRLDNTCFKLEN from the exons ATGGCACCTAGTTTTGATTACTTGGCATCAAGTTTACTTTGTGCAGAAGATAATGATGgtatttttgatgatgattgtgaTGATTTGTTATGGGATcatgaaaacaatcaaaatcaaatatttgtCAAAAATCTTGAAACTCAAGATTTCCCTTTGCAAAGTGATGAAAGTTTGAATTTATTGATTGAAAAAGAATGTGAACAATTTGTTggattttttgattatttgaataaattgaaaaatggTAACTTGGATTTGGTTGCTAGGCAAGAGGCTGTTGATTGGATTTTAAAG GTTCATGATCATTTTAATTTTGGGCCTCTATGTGCATATTTAGCAATTAATTATTTGGACAGATTTCTTGCTGTTTATGAATTACCG GCCAAAGCATGGATGATGCAATTGTTAGCAGTATCTTGTTTATCATTAGCAGCAAAAGTGGAAGAGACTGAAGTACCAAGCATACTAGATTTGCAG GTTGGTGGATCAAGATTCTTATTTGAAGCAAAAACCATTCAAAAAATGGAACTACTTGTGTTGACAACATTGAAATGGAGGATGCATTCAGTGACTCCTTTCtcttttattgatgattttCTTGTGAAAGTCAATGGTGGTCAACccatttcaaaatctttgaTCTTGACATCAACCCAACTCATTTTATGCTTAGTTAAAG GAGTTGAGTTTTTGGAGTTTAGACCTTCTGAAATAGCAGCAGCAGTGGCAAGCTATGTGATGGTATCAGCTCAAATTTCTCCCCTTGACCATTTTGTTCAAGAG GAGAGGGTTCTTAAATGCATAGATTTCTTGAAAGAGCTAAATGGTAAGTGTACAAGTAGCTTAAGGAATAGCACATTGACATCAATGCCAAAAAGTCCAATTGGTGTGTTGGAGGCTGCATGTTTTAGCAATAAAACTGATGAATCAACAGTTGAGTCATGTCTTAGCTCTGCCAAAAAGAGAAGACTTGACAATACATGCTTTAAGTTGGAGAATTAG